Genomic window (Eremothecium sinecaudum strain ATCC 58844 chromosome VI, complete sequence):
TTGAGAGATTTCCGCGTCTCTTATGGTTCGAGTTAATTAGAGGATCCGCAAATATTTCCACTTTCCCTTCCTCTGTTGTTACAGCAACAACATGGTCCCCACTATGCGAGACCTCAACAATGTTGGAGTCTGCAACAAGCACCGCCTTGGTTGCACCGGATTCCAAGTTGTATATGTTCAAGAAACGGTCATTATCTGCCCCACTGAGGAAATATTCCTTTCCTAACATCACTAGTGAGGAAACAGCCGACAAATGACCAGGGTAACGTCTTATAACTGACTTATCCAAAAGACTGACCAGAAAGATCGAATGCGAAGCCAATAACAGTGTATTCTTGTCCACTACACATACTCGCTCTAACTGCCCGCAATCGTCCCAACGCAGTTCGCGCACAAGGCTGAAATCCGTCATGGCAAACTGATAAACTACGTTTTTCCGCGTAACACACCACGCATCTATACCATCACACTGGAAATCTGTAACCCCGTATATGTCCCCAGTCACCAGCTTGTGTAGCATCTGGTTTGCAACAGGTGAGTAAAGTTGAACTTCACCATTGCTCTGTCCCACAGCCACAAGCTCTGCCCCACCAATTTCTACCCATTCAAGGCATGTACATTCAACTCCAGGACCCTCAAGGTAGAGGTACCGTTCATTCCCGCTGCTTGTGTGCGCGCCATCTGTTCTTTCCACGCTAATACGCTGCTTATCTAGCGCTACAGTTACAAACGCAATGAAATCGCCTCTACCGCTATATCTAGACCTTACCACTGCACTTGACATACTGCTCTAAGGTTTCCAACCATAACCAGGTGCAACTGACCTCTTCTTCACTGAAAATACAACTGCTCTTCTCATCGCATTCCCATGAAAAATTTGAAATCACCATTAACGGAGCAAATGATAAAATCACGTGCCACTCACGTGTCCAGATCTTAGGGCGCGTGAGCCTCCTGACCAGCCGCCACCAAGGGTACACGAAAGTGAAACACCCAAAACAGGCTATAAGCCCCATTCAGCACCCAAAACCACATCATATACGTATCCACTGAACTTAAATACTCTAAAAGCTGATTTATACCACGTTACAACGCTTTTTGGCTTTGTTTTGGGTTAAGCTGTCGGCTGTAGATGTaaaaaacaaaaagaaAGAATAGCTATTAGAACGAAAGAAAACATATAAATACTGATTGACGGTGCCATGCATGGGATGCCAAAATAATATTTATTGACATGAGGATAAAAGGCGAGTGTAAACCTAAGGTATAATAACGCAAGCACAATGGGTGAGGCAGAAGAGATTACACTACCCAAAGGTATGTTTCCCTcaatttttttgtttttttgttttgtttAAAGAGATGATTTACTAATATATACTGGCATAGCTACTGTTCAGAAAATAATTACAGAAGTACTAGATTCTGAATTAACTTTCAGTAAAGAAGCAAGAGAGATTATCATTGATGCAGGTATTGAATTCATCATGATTTTGTCTGGAATGGCATCCGAAATGGCTGAAAGTGAAGGTAAAAAAACAATTGCACCTGATCATGTAATTAAAGCTTTACAAGAATTAGAGTTTGAGGAGTTTATACCCTACTTGGAGCAAATATTAGCGCAGCATAAGGAAAATCAAAAAGTAAGGGAAAGGCGAGATGCGAAATTTAAGAAGTCTGGACTTTCGGTTGAAGAGTTGCTTCGACAACAAGAGGAATTGTTTAGACAGTCTAGGTCACGTTTCCAACAAACTAGTACTTCAGGGCCCGGAGCCGCCGAGCCTTCTATTATAAAGCCGGAGGATGAATGAAAGTGCCCTGAAAGCCGATTTGGATTGGCATATACGTGTGTATAATTAACATTTTAATGAATAGCTGATGTGGTGGGATAGAAAGATAACCTCCCTGTTTGTACTGGGTGGCGAACAGATTTTTAGAGTTTTAAACGTGCGACTATTTATAAGGAAAGAAGTCTATGAGGTCGAGTGGTAGAATGTTTACATTTGCGTTTGCGCAATGAATTCCATTATCACTCTAAAAGATTCGCGGGTATCTGGATCCAATGAGTTAACAAGAAGATGATACTTGTCTTGATCATGCTGCTGTAGAGCAGTGTAAAAACTATCAAGTTCATGGAAACAGTTGATGTTGTCCAAGCAACTCTCTTTGAAATCGTCCTCCAGCTCGTCGAAGAATTCGCCGGCGCCAGCGTCATCAGAAGATTCAACACCGAGCTCTCCCTTAGCTATGCAGTCCCTCTTGCGGATTGCTTCAGGTAGGTATTCAGCTAGCTTCACAAGCCGCGTGCTTAGTTGGCCTACAAAGCCGCTGACGCAGCTTGGTAGCTGCGGAAGTTTGAACAACGACATTAAGGCCATCATTTGCAATTTGGTCGTGTATACGCTGTAGAATTTGCAGTCAAGCCATTTCTTCATTAGTCCCAGTGTTATACCTTGCTGTTCAGCTAGTTGTAAGGTTTCTAGTGGCTTAGCGTATAGACCTGCCAAGAACAACCTAACCACTGCTGCGTCATCAAGCTCCAACTCTTGATTTTGTGCTACCTGGAATGCTTTATCAAAGAGTGGAATTTCCTTCATTGCGAGGGCGTACGCAACCATGACGTTGAATGCACTTTCGATATCAAAATCGTCTTCAGAATCCAACACTTGGTTGACTATCTGGAAGAAGGGTTGGACGAAAGTCTGGTCCTGTGGGAACCCATTTGTCACAACGGTTTCAAAAAACACTTGGTAAGCTTCAAAGTATTCTAATGCATATGTTTGGAAGGAATCCAAAACATCATGGAACAATTCCCAAATAACTGGAGTGAAAGCATTGTACATTGTCTTAGCTGACAATGCCAAGGAATCTATTAGATCAACCATTTCGGTCAAAAATGATATCTGTGCATTCACAATAATAAATTTCACAACTGGAGCAAACTTGTCAACCAAACAAACTTTATTCATAGACATTACCATCATGGTCATCGTTTGTAGCATGGCACTCGCCTGAGTTTCTTGGTCTTGATCTTGTGTTGAATAATGACCACTGGTGTTTTCTACTAGTGATTGACCTAACCTTAGGAACTGTTCCGCAAGCGTAGCTGCCAATTCGTTGGCAAAAGGCGTTAACTCGTCAGCAAATCTTTCTACAAGAGCTTCCATTATTTCTGACAAAGTATCAATTTCAAATTCCTTGGATAACTTTAGTAGCTTCTCCATGATACCTGGAACTTGAGGCGCGATGTGTTTATGCATGGACACATTAGACATAACCAAAGTCTTTAAAGCATCCGCTGCTTCCACTTGTACAGGAAGAATGTCACTTCTCATCAAATTTAAGTACGTCATCTCATAAATCTTCGATAAAATTTCAAGATTTTGAAATTCTTGTTGGTAAATTGCAACCGTTTCCAAAGCCCTAGCTACCAAAAATGGATACTTGTCATTACTGAATAAAGGAGTGATAAAATGTTCAAAAATTGGCTCCAATTTATCGCGAACAGGAGACTCATCCTCTGCTAAAAAGGATGACAAGTTAGAGAATAATCTCAAAGctccttcttctttgtATGCAGACTCTAAGTCGCCCTTTGTAGCGAATTCAGTAAATACGTCATGAATAAGGGGCAATATCTTGTTCACTTCGGAAAATCTAGAGTGACCAATTACAAAAACGAATTCACTAGACGCTACGTCTGCTGTAGAACCTTCTTTGTTCATGTCAAAGTAACGTCTTGTAAATTCTTCAGGATCAGTTTCTAGTAGTTCAACAGATTCCGCTGATGCAGACAAACAGGGGAAGATAACATGCTTAATAATAACTTCCAAGTGCGGTTGGATTAAAGGCCATAGCTCTTCAGTTTTAACACACTTCTCCAAGAACTGAATTAAATAGTACAACGAACTGTCACTTAACCAAAGTGAGTTACCACCCCATAGTTCTATCACCTTAAAGTACTCATTCAATATCGTAGGCACAATATTATGGAACACATATTGGACAAAGTCATTACTAATAAACTTAGTAATTCTAGTGTACTTGTACACGAATTTGTGCAAATTACCAAAAGCCCACTTATTAACCTTGACTCTCTTGTCCAAGGATCTGTCGCCTGGGTCTAGCTCAAGGCTCTCCTTCGTCAACGGTCTCGAACACAAAAATAAATGCAACTGGATCCAAGAATTTAGCTTCTCAACGTTGTTAAAGTATTGCGGAAAGTTGTTCAAACATGCATACTTAAAGGACTTCAAAATCAAATACAACAATTCATTCGACCTATAGTCGTCGTTATTCACCAATTGAGACGCCACCTCCTCAACAGCCGGAAATACCTTCTCAATAAAACTGTCTATGTATTGCCTGCTCTCAGACATCACATAACGATGCTTGATGGTCACTTCAAACACAAGTAACAATGCAGGATACAAGTATTCTGACTTCTGTGACCTCATCATATTAAGAACTACATCCGCCAAGTCCCACTTTTCATTGTTGGAGAGAATCGCGCGTATACATTCCGTAAGATGAGACCTAATATGCGTACTTTCACTATGCTGAACTAAAGCTTCCACCAATTGTTCCTTAATAATCCCTTCTTCCTGCTCAGGAATACGATCATCCTTTTTAGAATTCCATGACCTCTGGATCTTATTTTTGAGATATATTGAACAACATAAACGAATGTTCATAGGAATTTGTTCATTCTTGGCAACCTTTAGTAAGAAAGTTGTGAAACCCGGCTCTCTTTGCATAGCAAATAATTCTTGTTCCGCTTCTTTAATGACAACTGCATCGGACGCCATCGTCCGTTCAAAAGCCTGCAAAATAGCTTGTTCGCTAAGCATTTTTCGTTGGTTCACCTTGATCCCACCTTAACAAAAAACTAGCTGGAATATTCCCTTCAATTGAAATACTTTTAGCTCATCTCAACCAAAGCAATACTCTCTATAAATCTCATCATTACGggaaaatttttttgtATACAAAATCTCGGTGCACCACAAATCAATTAAAGTCTGTCACGTGCATACAAGGAAGTTTGCTAATTGGAGGCTTTAGAAGGGTTGAGGAGCTGGAAAAATACTTGCTAGTCTACTACCGATGAATAAGCGTCTTTTGCGGTCTTTGGGCTTACTTTTAGGTTTATTGGTGTCTTTACAGCCTTCTTATGTACATCCGGATGAACATTTCCAGAGTATAGAGATCTTACAGCAACAGTTAAGAGGTATTCGAGGGACGGTGGCCTGGGAGTTCAAAGGGGGTAACGAGTCGCGAAGCATTGTACCTTTATATCTTTGGTATGCGCCTGCTATATTGTTAAGTAGCCACCTAAAGACTGTTAGACCGCTGGTGGCAATGTATATTATGCGAATGCAGAACTATTTGTTGTTTCTTGCTGTTTGGAAAGTGTCCAGTAGGGTGCTAGAGAGCTCAAAGCTGCGTCGCTCAAGCGCCGATCTATTGATGTGTACGTCTTATGTAGTTGGGGGATATTTGTCGCATACATTCTCCAATTCGATTGAGGCGGTTATTCTGCTGGCAGTACTCTCTATGATGGAAATACTGGTCCAGAAGCCCAGGCAAGAGCATGAGGAGTATCTGATTTCGGGGCTGATGGGTGTAGCTGTGGCTTTAGGAGTGTTTAACAGAATTACGTTTGGGGGGTTTATCTTGTTGCCTGGTCTGTTGACATTTGGTAAGTTCTACTGGCGTCATTGGAGATCGCTGTTAGTGGCTGCAGGCAGCTGCCTTTTTACAGCGGCGTGGATAATCTGGGCAGATAGCAAGATATACCAGTCGAATAGGTGGGTCATTGCACCACTGAACAATCTGCTCTATAACATTAATGAGGACAATTTGGCGCAGCACGGTCTCCACTCACGAAGCACTCATCTTCTAGTGAACTTGCCTCAGCTACTAGGTCCTGCACTGATTCCGGCACTAAGGCCGAGATGGAGAATGGTAAGGATACCTTTCTTATCATGTATTTCAGGCTTACTTGTGCTTTCTATGTTTAAGCATCAGGAAGTTCGCTTCCTTGTTCCACTGGTGCCTGCATTATTCTTGTCGATAGAGACACTTGGATTTGCTCGCTTGATCTCATCAAAGACCCTATTAAATGTTTGGCtaatttttaatattgCTATGGCAGCAATTGTTGGGATTGGACACCAGCGGGGTGTGATTACGGCTTTAAACTACTTGAAAGAAACCCCTGTGGAGGTACAAGTGTGGTGGAAGACGTACTCACCGCCTACCTGGATTCTTATGAACCAAGATTTGACAGTTTCAACTACGAACTTTGTTGATGGCGAGGAAAGGGTGGATGATATAGAGTTCAGAGTTACTGAGAACCATATTGTAGATCTGAAGGGGTCCGACATACAATTACTGAATCACACGTTGACAATGTTTTTAAAAAATGGTGCCCATGTGAATTTGATAATGCCCGATTCGGTTTTAAAGCTTGCTACTAAGTTGAGGAAGGAATATAGCTACGAACTCCAACCTCTATACAGTTCACATCTCCATATTGATCTTGATCATATAGATGTGAAGGATCTTTCTTCGCTACGCCCTGGCATCACAGTCTACAATATCAATAAGATTAAAGACTGAATCATAAAATATGTTAACCATTAATATACAATTCTCTATGCACATTTCTACATCAATACATAAGTACTCACTTGTAGAAATCAAACTTATCAACGTCACTACCAGTCTTGACTTGAGATGCATAGGCCTCTTCCAGATCGCTTTGGAGGATAACATATCTATTCTTTCTCACGGCGCGCAACCCTGCTTCTTGCATTATCGCGGCAATCAATGCACCTGATAGAGGGTCATTTCTAATAATTAAAGAGTCCAAATCGACTTCTGGTGCCAAAGACATCTTAGCAGCTATCTTGCCAAAAATTAAACGACGTTCACGTCTGTCACGTAGAGAGGGAAACTCAATTTTTCTGTCTAATCTACCAGGCCTTAGCAACGCAGGATCTAGGGTATCGTGCCTATTAGTAGCCATTATGACTTTAACGTTGGTAGATTGGTCGAACCCATCCATCTGAGTCAATAATTCAATCAAGATACGTTGCACTTCTCTATCAGAGCCAGTCTGAGCGTCAAAACGCTTAGTTGCAATAGAATCCACTTCATCAATAAATATGATAGATGGTGCATTTTCCCTTGCAAGGCGGAAAACATCGCGGACCATGCGAGGACCTTCACCCAAATATTTATGGACAAATTCGGAACCGTTAACTCTAATAAACGCCGCATTAGTACTGTTGGCGACTGCTTTCACCAACATGGTCTTACCTGTACCAGGAGGACCATATAAAAGAACACCACGTGGAGGATCAATACCAATCTGTTGGTAGAGATCTGCCTGCACCAAAGGTAACTCAACAGCTTCCCTTATCTCCTGCTTTTGCATGTCTAAACCACCCACATCGGCATAAGTAACATCTGGTTTCTCCTCGTTACCCATAATAGATATACTGGAATCGGAATCAGGAGGCAAGATATCTACCAATGCGTTTGAATGACGGTGTAATGCAACAGAAGTTGATGGTTTCAATAATTCACGATCCAATGTCGACAATATTCTCACCACATAACTCATTCCAGTGGTACTGGAAACAATACCCGTATTTTCGTCGATTGCTTCCAAAAACTGACCAATAACCAATGGAACAGATTGAATTCttttaacttcttcttgtGCGCTTAGCAGTTCTCTCTTCAAATGACGTTGTTCATCTTTAATATATTCTTCTTGTAAACATAGTAGTTCATATTCCTTCTCTAATttcttcaactttaaaTAAACATCAGAATTTGCGCCATTCAACGCTGCTGTATTACAATTTAAATGTGAGATCAATGAACCATATGAAAGTGCTGTCGGTTGAGAAACAGAAGCCTCACCAGTTTGAGCAATTCCTAGTTCTTCCATGTATCCTTAAATAATGCTTCAAACGACGAAAACAGGATACCAATGCCAATTGTCCTATATCGTTGACTGTTTATATGTGTTATGTACAGGGTTCCATATTAATTCCTTAAATTTTGCCACCCAAAAGATAGAAAATATAAATATCACGTCGCACGAAGACACTCAACTGACTAAAGAGCCCAGAAGTATACcgaagatgaagataaCACCTGAATATACGTGAAATTGGCCTATGCTTAGGTTAGTTTGATCTTGGTAGGCCAAGTAATTCATGGAATATAGTTTATGAAGTAGTGAACCTAGCCAGATTTGTATATTTTGCAAATTAGTATAGGTTGAGTGCTTAAAATCAGAGAATGAACTTAACGAAATTGGCTGTAGAGCAGTACTAGAATGTGTTATTTCATCGCGGTTCTCAATTAGTGGTGGAATAGGTTCTGGAGAAATTGATTGTTCTGAAGCAGGTAATACTGAAGATTGCACTGCAGCTTCTTTGAATTGAAACCCATTCTGTGCCATTGTAGTTTGTTCTAGTGCTACCTTAACCTTTTCTTCGAAGGATCGAGTTAATCTACGACGTTTCCAGGGTTCTAAGAGCAACTGGAAAACCAGAAATAGGAGTATGTTGATTCCCATTAGAATAAAAGTACCCCAGGTGGATGTTCTCCGAATTTTGTCCGACCAGATTTGCTCTTCGTGGTACCGCGTTAAAATAGCGCGGTGGAGGAGGTTTGATAACTCTTTCTCCTTTGCTTCCACTGCCTTTAGTTCAGCATTAGCTGCTTCTTCCTTTTTTGCATTTTCAGCGTCAACAATGTACAACTTGGTAAACCTGTCTAGTTCTTCGGGAGTCCACATATGTTTCCTTTGAAGTAGTTCATTTACCTGGATCTGTGACTGGTTTCTGACGGCAACAGCATTGTGATGTACGTCACGTAGACGTTCTAGGTCCGATTTCACTTCGTTTAGTTGTGATTCCATCATTTCGATAGATTTGCGGAGTTTGTCAATTGAAGAGTACCCAGTAACATCATTTAGAGCCTTAGTAGCAGTAAAGATAGTTTCTTGTAAAGAGTCCAAATAAAACTCCAACTTCCTTGACCATAGGTACCTTTTACGCTCGCGTTCTGATGGCAAGCCAACAATTTTTGACTTATTTTCTAGGTCCTCGTTGAAGCTCAAGTTCGTATTCTGTTGCTGCTTTTCCTGTTCCAAGAGTTTCTGGTTCGTTTCTCGTAAAGACTGTTTGGCTTTATCCAAATGATACTTTATCTGGGTTGAGTAGTAGCTTACTTGGTGTAAAGTCTCTTTCCATTTTGGTACACTGGCTCTATAACACGCTTCCAGTTTCTTTTGCAACTCAGTCCATGGTTTAATACTTGTCCTGCTTGTAGAATACACCCTAATATGATTCCCTGCAGCGCATAAAGTCAAGGCAGATAGCCTGTTAACATGAACGATGGGACTTGGTAATAGTACTTGACGGTTTAAAATCATGCTGCTAAACAACAGCGTACTATTTGCTGTTTAATTTTGATTTCGGTACAATATATGCTTCTTATGTGGGTCTTACAGTTTAAGAATGCCGAAAAACGTTGTCGTACTTCACCAGCACATAGAATAGGAAAAGCCAGAACACAAACCAGCAGTTATTGGATATATGTAAAATTCATTGCTTGAGTTAATGTCCGGAATATCCTTGAGCTTGAAGGCCAAGTCaaagagcaagaagaaaagTACTGTTAGGAAGCGAGGTAATGCATTTACCGATGACAAGGAAGCTGACCGCAATAGTAAGCGTGTTAAGATAAAGATAACGGAGGTTGAGGCTTATAAAGAACCTCAGGAAGAAGCACTAGTAATACCACTAGCTGTACCATCTGGCGCCTCAAGAGAATTGACTCTTACTACATCTGATGAAAAGAGCGAAATAAACTACGGCTTAAATGTACAGCAGGATCACAAAGTGACCTCGTCAAATGCTAGGGTAGTGAATTCTACTGGTATGAGTGATATTTTGGATATTACTAAACTTCCCGAAGCAACTGCTCAGGATGAGTATGATGAAGTCCCTGTAAATATGTTTGGTGCAGCTCTACTTCGTGGTATGGGATGGACGGGTACTAAttatgatgatgaagataatGACCAGGATCGTGAAAAATCAAACAATAAAACTGCAGTACGACCTCATCACGGCGTAGCTCGCCCTGAATTTGTAGGCATTGGTGCTAAAGTGCAGCAGTCGAATACCGAGGAAACGCGCAGAGGCTCTGGCCTTGATAAATTCATGCCAATTGTGAGAGTCGAGCATCCATTTACAAATGAAAAGTCTAAATAACAGCTGCAAGCAATTGTAATAGTATGTATATAATTAATGCGGAATGTATTTTCCATCACAAATGCAAATCTGAGATACATGACAGGGATTATcgttttcattaatatCATTAAACTATCGCTCCTAATCCAAAAATCAGAAGCTGCGATGCTACGGTAGTTCCCCATACCTTCACCCAGTCATTCTTTTTTTTGTACTCGGATTCTTCaatcatcttcatcaaatCCGCATATATTTCCATAGCCAGTTGATCATAAACACCTGTCTCTTTGAACAAAAAGACATCCTGCAGTTCATGCGAATCTTTGACGACGCGACATTTCAGAACTATTTCATTACCCTTAGATGTAGGCTGTTCATGGTATTTGATAACTTCTCTATTCATTGCAATGGTGTCTTCACCATCCGGCCATTTAAATGCACCAGAAGAAATCACTACCTTATCCGGATATGATTTCTGTTTATTAATGGATACTTTTGTATTCCAAGGGACATTGACCCTGTCCACATCCTTCAAGGAACAAAACACCCCACGTTTATAATTAATAAAATTGATTATGGGTTTGAGCTCTTCTATCGACACTAATTCTCGATTGTCGGATAACTTTGGAGTCTCTGATCCCATCCTTGCTGCTAAGTCGGTGAAAACAAACTTCAAGTCCATAACAATGTACTTGTTCTCCTCTTCATAAAGCTCGTTTGATTCGACAGTGGGAAGCATAATATCGGCAAGTATTTCAACTTGGCCAGCTTCCATCCAGTTAAAGGCTTTGCTTTTGTTTAGACCTAACTCCTTAATAGAGATGGGGTTCAATCTCACACGTGCTATCCGGGACCAGGGTAAGAAGTCTTTCTCAAACTCTCTCATGTATGCTAACTTATGCTGTCTTTTATGAATGCTGAACAATGATTCGTTTATTGCACCAGAGACAACTTCCGCATTTAACAAATCAAGTAGGCACCACTGGAGCCTCAACTGCTTCATATGCAGATTGTATACCGAAAGATGGAATTGTTGTTGAAAATCAACATCATTAAACGTTATTAGACTATCATTAATCTCTACCTCACCCAGGCGGTAGTTGTGATTCGAAAACCAGTCCGCGATGCGGTAACCATCCTTCATCCCACCACGTACGGAAACTGCACCCTTTACCCCCGATAGATATATATCCTGGATCAACCCTTCACCTTGGAGCCATTTCTTAACAGAAAGTGTGAGGTTAATTTGATTAAACGATAGATCAAAGCTCAGTATGCCATATGAACCTTGTGCACCAGGCGTCGTTTTCACCCGAACTTTCTTAAAGCTAATATTTCCTTTCCCCCACTCTGGCACCATGGCATCCTGGAATTCCACATCTACACCTTCGATGCACCTGTTAAGGCAGTTACCAACAAATTTTCCAACTAAACCTTTTGCAAATACCGTATTCATTGTAAACAGCAGCAACGATACAAATGTAGTAGTTCCCAACACAATCCATACCAGGTGAGAAATAATGAACCAAGAAAATAAGGTGGATAATTCCTCCCCACTAAATGGCCGATTACCACGAATTAACAGCCATTTTGTATTTATTTTAAATCTTTCAAATAACC
Coding sequences:
- the NCB2 gene encoding negative cofactor 2 transcription regulator complex subunit NCB2 (Syntenic homolog of Ashbya gossypii AFR397C; Syntenic homolog of Saccharomyces cerevisiae YDR397C (NCB2); 1-intron in Ashbya gossypii) produces the protein MGEAEEITLPKATVQKIITEVLDSELTFSKEAREIIIDAGIEFIMILSGMASEMAESEGKKTIAPDHVIKALQELEFEEFIPYLEQILAQHKENQKVRERRDAKFKKSGLSVEELLRQQEELFRQSRSRFQQTSTSGPGAAEPSIIKPEDE
- the SXM1 gene encoding Sxm1p (Syntenic homolog of Ashbya gossypii AFR396W; Syntenic homolog of Saccharomyces cerevisiae YDR395W (SXM1)), producing MLSEQAILQAFERTMASDAVVIKEAEQELFAMQREPGFTTFLLKVAKNEQIPMNIRLCCSIYLKNKIQRSWNSKKDDRIPEQEEGIIKEQLVEALVQHSESTHIRSHLTECIRAILSNNEKWDLADVVLNMMRSQKSEYLYPALLLVFEVTIKHRYVMSESRQYIDSFIEKVFPAVEEVASQLVNNDDYRSNELLYLILKSFKYACLNNFPQYFNNVEKLNSWIQLHLFLCSRPLTKESLELDPGDRSLDKRVKVNKWAFGNLHKFVYKYTRITKFISNDFVQYVFHNIVPTILNEYFKVIELWGGNSLWLSDSSLYYLIQFLEKCVKTEELWPLIQPHLEVIIKHVIFPCLSASAESVELLETDPEEFTRRYFDMNKEGSTADVASSEFVFVIGHSRFSEVNKILPLIHDVFTEFATKGDLESAYKEEGALRLFSNLSSFLAEDESPVRDKLEPIFEHFITPLFSNDKYPFLVARALETVAIYQQEFQNLEILSKIYEMTYLNLMRSDILPVQVEAADALKTLVMSNVSMHKHIAPQVPGIMEKLLKLSKEFEIDTLSEIMEALVERFADELTPFANELAATLAEQFLRLGQSLVENTSGHYSTQDQDQETQASAMLQTMTMMVMSMNKVCLVDKFAPVVKFIIVNAQISFLTEMVDLIDSLALSAKTMYNAFTPVIWELFHDVLDSFQTYALEYFEAYQVFFETVVTNGFPQDQTFVQPFFQIVNQVLDSEDDFDIESAFNVMVAYALAMKEIPLFDKAFQVAQNQELELDDAAVVRLFLAGLYAKPLETLQLAEQQGITLGLMKKWLDCKFYSVYTTKLQMMALMSLFKLPQLPSCVSGFVGQLSTRLVKLAEYLPEAIRKRDCIAKGELGVESSDDAGAGEFFDELEDDFKESCLDNINCFHELDSFYTALQQHDQDKYHLLVNSLDPDTRESFRVIMEFIAQTQM
- the SMP3 gene encoding glycosylphosphatidylinositol-alpha 1,2 mannosyltransferase (Syntenic homolog of Ashbya gossypii AFR395C; Syntenic homolog of Saccharomyces cerevisiae YOR149C (SMP3)); the encoded protein is MNKRLLRSLGLLLGLLVSLQPSYVHPDEHFQSIEILQQQLRGIRGTVAWEFKGGNESRSIVPLYLWYAPAILLSSHLKTVRPLVAMYIMRMQNYLLFLAVWKVSSRVLESSKLRRSSADLLMCTSYVVGGYLSHTFSNSIEAVILLAVLSMMEILVQKPRQEHEEYLISGLMGVAVALGVFNRITFGGFILLPGLLTFGKFYWRHWRSLLVAAGSCLFTAAWIIWADSKIYQSNRWVIAPLNNLLYNINEDNLAQHGLHSRSTHLLVNLPQLLGPALIPALRPRWRMVRIPFLSCISGLLVLSMFKHQEVRFLVPLVPALFLSIETLGFARLISSKTLLNVWLIFNIAMAAIVGIGHQRGVITALNYLKETPVEVQVWWKTYSPPTWILMNQDLTVSTTNFVDGEERVDDIEFRVTENHIVDLKGSDIQLLNHTLTMFLKNGAHVNLIMPDSVLKLATKLRKEYSYELQPLYSSHLHIDLDHIDVKDLSSLRPGITVYNINKIKD
- the RPT3 gene encoding proteasome regulatory particle base subunit RPT3 (Syntenic homolog of Ashbya gossypii AFR394W; Syntenic homolog of Saccharomyces cerevisiae YDR394W (RPT3)) — its product is MEELGIAQTGEASVSQPTALSYGSLISHLNCNTAALNGANSDVYLKLKKLEKEYELLCLQEEYIKDEQRHLKRELLSAQEEVKRIQSVPLVIGQFLEAIDENTGIVSSTTGMSYVVRILSTLDRELLKPSTSVALHRHSNALVDILPPDSDSSISIMGNEEKPDVTYADVGGLDMQKQEIREAVELPLVQADLYQQIGIDPPRGVLLYGPPGTGKTMLVKAVANSTNAAFIRVNGSEFVHKYLGEGPRMVRDVFRLARENAPSIIFIDEVDSIATKRFDAQTGSDREVQRILIELLTQMDGFDQSTNVKVIMATNRHDTLDPALLRPGRLDRKIEFPSLRDRRERRLIFGKIAAKMSLAPEVDLDSLIIRNDPLSGALIAAIMQEAGLRAVRKNRYVILQSDLEEAYASQVKTGSDVDKFDFYK
- the SHE9 gene encoding She9p (Syntenic homolog of Ashbya gossypii AFR393W; Syntenic homolog of Saccharomyces cerevisiae YDR393W (SHE9)) — translated: MILNRQVLLPSPIVHVNRLSALTLCAAGNHIRVYSTSRTSIKPWTELQKKLEACYRASVPKWKETLHQVSYYSTQIKYHLDKAKQSLRETNQKLLEQEKQQQNTNLSFNEDLENKSKIVGLPSERERKRYLWSRKLEFYLDSLQETIFTATKALNDVTGYSSIDKLRKSIEMMESQLNEVKSDLERLRDVHHNAVAVRNQSQIQVNELLQRKHMWTPEELDRFTKLYIVDAENAKKEEAANAELKAVEAKEKELSNLLHRAILTRYHEEQIWSDKIRRTSTWGTFILMGINILLFLVFQLLLEPWKRRRLTRSFEEKVKVALEQTTMAQNGFQFKEAAVQSSVLPASEQSISPEPIPPLIENRDEITHSSTALQPISLSSFSDFKHSTYTNLQNIQIWLGSLLHKLYSMNYLAYQDQTNLSIGQFHVYSGVIFIFGILLGSLVS
- the SPP2 gene encoding spliceosome ATPase-activating subunit SPP2 (Syntenic homolog of Ashbya gossypii AFR392C; Syntenic homolog of Saccharomyces cerevisiae YOR148C (SPP2)); amino-acid sequence: MSGISLSLKAKSKSKKKSTVRKRGNAFTDDKEADRNSKRVKIKITEVEAYKEPQEEALVIPLAVPSGASRELTLTTSDEKSEINYGLNVQQDHKVTSSNARVVNSTGMSDILDITKLPEATAQDEYDEVPVNMFGAALLRGMGWTGTNYDDEDNDQDREKSNNKTAVRPHHGVARPEFVGIGAKVQQSNTEETRRGSGLDKFMPIVRVEHPFTNEKSK